A single Filimonas effusa DNA region contains:
- a CDS encoding DUF6377 domain-containing protein codes for MFKRSLLGVVPGIMLSLMGYATPADSVMAVLDKTVAEKAKFAAWKEQQIAALRSSAIRLTPYDYNKAMYDAFRKFRLDSALFYVRTNFETVQHSGNKEQLQEAALQLASIYSFVGRYLEAEDLLNSVNVHQLPAGLVPVYYEARLRFFEHYSTSSKGHAGGYRSRAATYRDSLIAVIDTASSSCKLLLAERDIELGHPQIAEQNLLRLLPLLAEEHSEYAMAAYLLAKIYGKQKNQELEKLYYARSAIADLRNAVKDQASILNLALICYANGDIDRAYLYTRSVIEDALFSKLQFRTIQLSEFFSIINAAYQEREAARKSQLQVALWAISLLSCFLILAVVYVYKQMKKLSRMREELYEGSRKLTALNTEIVHANEQLRERNAQLSEANHVKEEYIAHFFDLCSSYINKLENYRKTLQQKATSRKMDELLDLLRSTSLVDDELDELYRNFDSIFLHLYPGFVQDFNRLLLPEEQVVLRSGELLNTELRIFALIRLGISDSVKIAAFLRYSLSTIYNYRTRTRNKAAVSRDEFESSIMKIGMQFTANT; via the coding sequence GTGTTCAAAAGAAGTTTGCTTGGTGTCGTTCCGGGAATAATGCTATCGCTTATGGGGTATGCCACTCCTGCCGATTCGGTAATGGCGGTCCTGGATAAAACTGTGGCCGAAAAAGCAAAATTCGCAGCCTGGAAAGAACAACAGATTGCCGCTCTCCGCAGTTCGGCCATTCGTTTGACGCCTTATGACTACAACAAAGCTATGTACGATGCCTTCCGCAAATTCAGGCTCGATTCGGCCTTGTTTTATGTACGCACGAACTTCGAAACCGTACAACATTCCGGTAATAAAGAACAACTTCAGGAAGCCGCTCTCCAACTGGCGTCTATCTACTCATTCGTTGGCCGCTATCTCGAAGCAGAAGACCTGCTGAATTCTGTAAACGTCCACCAGCTGCCTGCAGGCCTTGTGCCTGTTTACTACGAAGCACGCCTGCGTTTCTTTGAGCATTATAGTACCAGCAGCAAGGGACACGCAGGTGGATACCGCAGCCGCGCTGCTACCTACCGCGATTCTCTTATTGCAGTCATCGACACTGCATCATCGTCCTGCAAGCTCCTGCTTGCCGAACGCGATATAGAGCTCGGACACCCGCAGATAGCAGAACAAAACCTGCTCCGTTTACTGCCCTTACTCGCCGAAGAGCATAGCGAATACGCCATGGCCGCCTACCTGCTCGCCAAGATCTACGGAAAACAGAAAAACCAGGAGCTCGAAAAACTATACTACGCCCGCTCTGCCATTGCCGATCTGCGCAATGCCGTGAAAGACCAGGCCTCGATCCTCAACCTCGCCCTCATCTGTTATGCCAATGGCGACATCGACAGGGCCTACCTCTATACCCGCTCAGTAATAGAAGATGCCCTATTCAGTAAACTGCAGTTCCGGACCATTCAGCTATCCGAATTCTTTTCCATCATCAATGCCGCCTACCAGGAACGCGAAGCTGCCCGCAAAAGCCAGCTCCAGGTTGCCCTTTGGGCCATTAGCCTGCTGTCCTGCTTCTTAATCCTGGCAGTTGTCTATGTCTATAAACAAATGAAAAAGCTCTCCCGCATGCGCGAAGAGTTGTATGAGGGAAGCCGGAAACTTACAGCACTCAACACGGAAATAGTACATGCTAACGAACAGCTCCGCGAACGCAACGCCCAGCTCTCCGAGGCCAACCACGTAAAAGAAGAATATATCGCTCATTTCTTCGACCTCTGTTCCTCCTACATCAATAAACTCGAAAACTACCGCAAAACACTCCAGCAAAAAGCTACCTCCAGGAAAATGGACGAACTGCTCGACCTCCTTCGCTCCACATCCCTGGTCGATGACGAACTCGACGAACTTTACCGGAATTTCGACTCCATCTTCCTCCATCTTTACCCCGGTTTTGTACAGGATTTTAATCGCCTTCTCCTGCCCGAGGAACAGGTGGTGCTGCGCAGCGGCGAGCTCCTCAACACCGAATTACGCATTTTCGCACTCATCAGGCTGGGCATTTCCGACAGCGTAAAAATTGCCGCTTTCCTCCGCTATTCCCTCAGCACTATTTACAATTACCGCACCCGTACGCGCAATAAAGCCGCTGTCTCCAGGGATGAATTTGAAAGCAGTATCATGAAAATTGGGATGCAATTCACGGCAAATACCTGA
- a CDS encoding cation diffusion facilitator family transporter, which translates to MNHSHPHTHSATCSHTHSHEGNGHGHDHHHEGPHVHPVVKNLTLALLLNLSFTIIEFIGGLATNSVAILSDAVHDLGDSIAIAVAMWLEKHSLKGRTPSYTYGNRRFSPFAATITSVILVAGSVFIISEAIPRFWHPEPVSTGGMMWLAILGLIFNGAAALKLSKGSDSLNQKAVMLHLLEDVLGWVAVLAGSIIMHYTQWYWIDPLLSLAVAVFILYNAVRNLRSSFRIFMQATPKNIHPGQVEEALLQIPDVIAVHDLHLWTMDGSYIIFSGHLVVADTSGMQEAARVRREAIALLQSQGIQHATLQVETSDEHCGLERC; encoded by the coding sequence ATGAACCATAGTCACCCGCATACACATTCAGCAACCTGTAGCCATACTCATTCACATGAGGGAAACGGGCACGGGCACGATCATCATCATGAGGGGCCACATGTACATCCGGTGGTTAAGAACCTCACGCTGGCATTACTATTAAACTTATCATTTACCATTATTGAATTTATAGGGGGGCTAGCCACTAATTCGGTAGCTATTTTATCGGACGCGGTACATGATCTGGGAGACAGTATTGCCATTGCTGTAGCGATGTGGCTTGAAAAACATTCGCTGAAAGGGCGGACGCCTTCATACACTTATGGCAACCGGCGTTTTTCTCCCTTTGCCGCTACAATCACCTCGGTGATACTTGTTGCCGGTTCTGTTTTTATCATTAGTGAAGCCATTCCCCGTTTCTGGCATCCTGAACCTGTAAGTACGGGAGGCATGATGTGGCTTGCGATATTAGGACTTATATTTAATGGAGCAGCTGCTTTGAAATTATCCAAAGGAAGTGATTCACTGAATCAGAAAGCCGTGATGCTTCACCTGCTGGAAGATGTATTGGGTTGGGTTGCTGTGCTGGCGGGCAGTATTATCATGCATTATACGCAGTGGTATTGGATAGACCCGTTATTATCGTTAGCCGTGGCCGTATTCATACTATACAATGCTGTTCGTAACCTCAGAAGCAGCTTCAGGATATTCATGCAGGCTACACCCAAAAATATACATCCCGGACAGGTTGAAGAAGCATTATTGCAGATACCGGATGTAATAGCTGTACATGATCTGCATTTGTGGACGATGGACGGCAGTTATATTATCTTTAGCGGCCACCTTGTAGTAGCGGATACGTCGGGTATGCAGGAGGCAGCAAGAGTAAGGCGGGAGGCTATTGCGCTGTTACAGTCGCAGGGAATTCAGCATGCTACCCTACAGGTGGAGACAAGTGATGAACATTGCGGGCTGGAGCGGTGTTAG
- a CDS encoding LytTR family transcriptional regulator DNA-binding domain-containing protein: MENDTVQKEYLLKGENKKELLDVEPEKVICLHAADNYARIFYIDEEDRICSVLFRSSLKKQEELLSRYPFFFRCHKRYLVNVIHVHEVAGNGVNLKLRLQCMKGLIPVSRTLHQQTLALLEQYTDCLGFAEG; encoded by the coding sequence GGAAAACGACACTGTACAAAAGGAATATTTACTGAAAGGAGAGAATAAAAAGGAACTGCTGGACGTGGAACCTGAAAAGGTTATTTGCCTTCATGCCGCTGATAACTATGCCCGCATTTTTTATATCGATGAAGAAGATCGTATCTGCTCGGTTTTATTCAGAAGCTCATTGAAAAAGCAGGAAGAACTGCTTTCCCGGTATCCCTTCTTTTTCCGTTGTCATAAACGATACCTGGTGAATGTAATTCACGTACACGAAGTTGCAGGTAACGGAGTAAACCTGAAATTAAGACTGCAATGCATGAAAGGACTGATTCCGGTAAGCAGAACACTGCACCAGCAAACGCTGGCATTGCTGGAACAGTATACCGATTGCCTTGGATTCGCTGAAGGATAA
- the pepE gene encoding dipeptidase PepE, with translation MKNIVLASTSTLHGEEYLSYLLPVMKELFGGVREVLFIPYARPGGISHDDYTERAAAAFAPLHIKVTGLHRFPSPAEALQNGEAFFTGGGNTFLLVKQLHELALMDVLRHEVENGKPYLGTSAGSNIGGCNMQTTNDMPIVYPPSFETMGLVPFNLNPHYLDPIPDLPHMGETRETRIREFHTQQQTPVVGLREGSWIRVKGSEITLEGTRSARIFEHDKAPYELSPWHPIALS, from the coding sequence ATGAAAAATATAGTGTTGGCAAGTACGTCTACTTTGCATGGGGAAGAATATCTCTCTTATCTTTTGCCGGTGATGAAAGAGTTGTTTGGCGGGGTCAGGGAAGTGCTCTTTATTCCATATGCACGCCCCGGAGGGATCAGTCATGATGATTATACAGAAAGAGCTGCGGCTGCTTTTGCGCCGCTGCATATAAAGGTGACGGGGTTGCATCGTTTTCCTTCACCTGCTGAGGCGCTGCAAAACGGGGAAGCTTTTTTTACCGGTGGCGGCAACACCTTCCTGCTGGTAAAACAGTTACACGAGCTGGCACTGATGGACGTTTTGCGCCATGAAGTTGAAAACGGGAAGCCTTACCTGGGCACCAGTGCGGGCAGTAATATCGGCGGCTGCAATATGCAAACGACCAATGATATGCCTATCGTTTATCCCCCCAGTTTTGAGACCATGGGGCTTGTGCCGTTCAATCTGAACCCGCATTATCTTGATCCTATACCCGACTTGCCCCATATGGGAGAAACCAGGGAAACCCGGATCAGGGAGTTTCATACCCAGCAGCAAACACCTGTGGTAGGCTTGCGCGAAGGCAGCTGGATACGGGTAAAAGGCAGCGAGATAACGCTGGAAGGCACACGCAGTGCAAGGATATTTGAGCACGACAAAGCACCTTATGAGCTGTCGCCCTGGCATCCGATAGCACTCAGCTAA
- a CDS encoding EamA family transporter, which yields MKSSMYYLAALTSFVIWGFFSLVLKPLAAYASLDILFYRVFLCAALMLVISLFFRRKALTDAKAQFRDMSAGKKWEVAGLTLGGALFLFANWFFFIYVMNHISVNASSFAFLVCPIMTTVLAFFLLRERLTKWQWVAVVFSVFSCVILSFNHVKDMLYGLVVAFTYALYLVSQRKNTGIDTFLVLTVQIVFCALLALPFYPAYREAVPVEWSFYAFILVIAVVFTIIPLFLNLWALQGITSSAIGILLYVNPLVNFLLAVAYYHEEVNAQQLWAYAIVLLSVIIFNEQYLFRRSRNKISPVTAAVPPEQKNTTVPTAAVRQQRSRPAEPVS from the coding sequence ATGAAATCTTCGATGTATTATCTTGCTGCCCTCACTTCTTTTGTTATCTGGGGCTTTTTTAGTCTGGTGCTTAAACCGCTTGCCGCTTACGCTTCACTTGATATCCTTTTCTATCGTGTGTTCCTGTGCGCTGCACTAATGCTTGTTATAAGTTTGTTTTTCCGCCGTAAAGCACTAACTGATGCAAAAGCACAGTTTAGGGATATGTCTGCGGGTAAAAAATGGGAAGTGGCAGGCCTTACGCTCGGTGGTGCACTGTTCCTCTTTGCCAACTGGTTCTTTTTTATCTACGTAATGAACCATATCAGCGTTAACGCTTCCTCTTTTGCTTTTCTCGTTTGTCCCATTATGACAACCGTGCTTGCCTTTTTTCTGCTGCGCGAACGTCTTACCAAATGGCAATGGGTGGCAGTTGTATTCAGCGTATTCAGCTGCGTGATCCTTTCTTTTAACCATGTGAAAGATATGCTCTATGGCCTTGTAGTGGCTTTTACCTATGCGCTTTACCTGGTAAGCCAGCGAAAGAATACCGGCATCGATACTTTCCTGGTACTTACAGTTCAGATAGTATTTTGTGCATTGCTTGCCTTGCCCTTCTATCCGGCTTATCGCGAAGCGGTGCCTGTAGAATGGTCGTTTTATGCGTTTATACTTGTGATTGCAGTAGTATTTACCATTATTCCTTTATTCCTTAATCTTTGGGCGCTTCAGGGAATAACCTCCTCTGCCATTGGTATCCTGCTATATGTGAATCCTCTTGTGAATTTTTTACTCGCGGTAGCCTATTATCACGAAGAAGTAAATGCGCAGCAGCTTTGGGCCTATGCTATCGTATTGTTGTCTGTGATAATCTTTAACGAACAATATCTGTTCCGGAGAAGCCGTAATAAGATCTCTCCTGTTACAGCAGCGGTTCCGCCGGAACAAAAGAACACGACCGTGCCCACCGCCGCTGTCAGGCAACAACGTTCCCGGCCCGCAGAGCCTGTTAGCTGA
- a CDS encoding SET domain-containing protein has protein sequence MSLLEKQLVVKRSTLPGAGKGLFTKKLITKGTRILEYTGTITTWKEVDHKNGTNGYIFYVKRNHVIDASGHPESLARYANDAGGLVKIKGVVNNAEYVEEGVRVFLEAKKDIPAGSEIFVSYGKEYWQVVRFNKKLEEKEKRDK, from the coding sequence ATGTCATTATTAGAAAAGCAGCTTGTAGTTAAGCGTTCTACCCTTCCTGGTGCAGGAAAGGGTTTATTTACCAAAAAGCTTATTACCAAAGGTACCCGCATACTTGAATACACAGGAACAATAACCACCTGGAAGGAGGTTGATCATAAAAACGGCACCAACGGGTATATTTTTTACGTGAAGCGTAATCACGTAATAGATGCCAGCGGTCACCCCGAATCATTGGCCCGTTATGCAAATGATGCAGGCGGACTGGTAAAAATAAAGGGCGTAGTTAACAATGCTGAATATGTAGAAGAAGGCGTTCGCGTATTCCTGGAAGCTAAAAAAGATATTCCTGCCGGCAGCGAGATCTTCGTTAGCTATGGAAAAGAGTACTGGCAGGTTGTACGATTCAACAAGAAACTGGAAGAAAAAGAAAAAAGGGATAAGTAG